In Geotalea uraniireducens, the genomic window CTCATCCGGGTGAGCAGGGTACAATCGTTGATCGTAAAAGGGTTCATCGGTCACCTCTCCGGTTGCGCCGCAAAGAAATGTCCTCAGCGGACCGGCACCGCGCCGCCGACGGTCTGGGCAAGGGCAAGCGGTCCGTCCAGCAGATAGGCTCCCGCCACCGGCGATGCAGTGCCGATGGCGAAGACCGTCCCCCCTTCGCCGACGACCCAGGCCATCGCCCGGGCATCATTTTCGTCATCCCCGGCGTAGAAAAGCCGGTCAGTGCCCCGCCGGTAGCCGACATAATCGCACAGCCGCCTGACGCCGTATTCCTTGTTCAACCGCTCCAGAAACTGCACTTCCAGGACCTCGGGCCCGCGGAACAGCTGGAGATCGTTCATCCGGCACCACTTGTCGAGGCAGAGGGCAAGCATCTCCTTGACGGCTGGCGAGAGTCGCCGGGTATGGACCGCCACCGACCAGTACTTGTCTTCCACCTCGCCGCCGGATAGGACGACGAGCTCGGTGAGCCGGCGCAGATGATTGTGCCGCAGCGTTTCGATCTGCCGCGCCTCCTCCGGCGGGGCACCGAGCCGCTCCCCCCCCGGCACCCGCCATTCGATGCCGCTCCCCCCGCCGAGAAACACCCCGGAGACCGGCACCCGGGCAATCAGGTCGTCAAGCGACCGGCTCGACAGGATGGCGACGATGTTTTCCGGCTTGATCACCAGGTCCCGTAACAGTTGCCGGCAGGCCGGATGGAGGCGGGCCGCCTGGCGATCAGCAACGATGGTGGCTAGGGTGCCGTCGAAGTCGAAGCAAAAAATAGTGCGTGCCCGGCCGTCATTCATCACCCGTTCTCCTCCTGGCCGAGCAGACGTTCCAGCTCGGCGAAGACGTTCAACCCCCAATCGTAGACCGTATTGCGCTCGACCTGGCTACGCAGCCGCTCCATCCGCTCCCGGCGTTCCGCTTCCGGCATCACACAGGCGCGGTACATGGCATCGGCAAGGCCATCGCCATCGAAGGGGTTGATCAGCAGCGCATCGCCCAATTCGCGGGCCGCGCCGGTGTAGCGCGACAGCAGTAGCACGCCGTCGCCGTCATTGCGGGCGGCAACAAACTCTTTGGCCACCAGATTCATGCCGTCATGCAGCGACGAAACCACCACCGCTTGGGCCATCCGGTAAGCAGCCAGGACGGCGTAATAATCGTGGTGCGCCCGGAGGAAGAAGACCGGCGTCCAGTCATCGGTCTGGTGCCGCCAGTTGATCTCGTCCACCAGGGCGTCGATCTGCTCGTTGAGGTGACGGTAGGCCTCGACATGGGTCCGGCTTGGTGCCGCCAGCTGCACGAAGCACACTTTACCCACCAGCTCGGGATGGCGTTGCAACATCAGATCGAAACCGCGGAGTCGCTCGGGAATCCCCTTGGTATAGTCGATCCGGTCGGCACCGACGAAGAGCGACAGTTTGCCGTGCTCTTCGCCCAGCTCCTTGAGGAATCCGGCCAGGCGGCGGCCCACCGTTTCCCCTTCCGCGTCGCGGCTGATTTGGCTGGCGTCGACGCTGATCGGAAAAGGACGGACCCAGGTCGGCCGGCCGCCGCGGAAGACCCGGAAATGCTCCAGGTCGACCCGCGCCTCGATGAACCGGTCAACGGTATCGAG contains:
- the otsB gene encoding trehalose-phosphatase, whose amino-acid sequence is MNDGRARTIFCFDFDGTLATIVADRQAARLHPACRQLLRDLVIKPENIVAILSSRSLDDLIARVPVSGVFLGGGSGIEWRVPGGERLGAPPEEARQIETLRHNHLRRLTELVVLSGGEVEDKYWSVAVHTRRLSPAVKEMLALCLDKWCRMNDLQLFRGPEVLEVQFLERLNKEYGVRRLCDYVGYRRGTDRLFYAGDDENDARAMAWVVGEGGTVFAIGTASPVAGAYLLDGPLALAQTVGGAVPVR
- a CDS encoding alpha,alpha-trehalose-phosphate synthase (UDP-forming); translation: MKDSELAAFVAGVTAGAKLIVVSNREPCLHEHVADGIRMVRPASGMVTAIEPIIKAVGGTWVAHGSGTADRLVVDRRGRLGLPPEAPRYTLRRVWLSRKEEEGYYYGLANRALWPLCHTVYTRPYFSRAEWETYRSVNEKFRDAVLEEAEGGAAIVFIQDYHLALLPRLLKDVRPDLKILHFWHIPWPNPEAFRIFPWGEELIDGLLGNDLLGFHIQYHCNNFLDTVDRFIEARVDLEHFRVFRGGRPTWVRPFPISVDASQISRDAEGETVGRRLAGFLKELGEEHGKLSLFVGADRIDYTKGIPERLRGFDLMLQRHPELVGKVCFVQLAAPSRTHVEAYRHLNEQIDALVDEINWRHQTDDWTPVFFLRAHHDYYAVLAAYRMAQAVVVSSLHDGMNLVAKEFVAARNDGDGVLLLSRYTGAARELGDALLINPFDGDGLADAMYRACVMPEAERRERMERLRSQVERNTVYDWGLNVFAELERLLGQEENG